Part of the Candidatus Woesearchaeota archaeon genome is shown below.
AAACCCATTGAAGACTATGCTTCAATTGGACCTCATGTCGCGGTTGCAAGACAGATGAGACAAAGAGGGGAGCGTGTTGAGCCTGGAAGTTTTATTAGATACATTGTGCGTCCTGGAAAAGGAAAAATCAGCGATAGGGTAAGCGTACCGGAACTTACTCCAGAAGGAGATTATGATGCGGAATATTACATTGATAATCAAGTCATTCCCGCAGTTGAGCGCATTTTTGAAGTGTTTAACATTGATGTAAAACAACTAGCTGATAAAAGAAATCAAAGCAGTTTACAATCATTTTTCTAAGCACCCCTGATTAACGCATGATGCAAACATGCAAACTCTCTGAGCACAATCTCAAAAACACAAGAAGCATATCAATGAACCATGCTAGCAATCGCACCCAGAACCCCGCATACTCAACCATGCAGAACACACGCAGATAAGAGCAGATACCATTTCGTGAAAAACAATCCCTTCCTAGCCTGTCCCCTTATAGCATACATACTACATACACAACCTTTAAAAACACCTTGTTTGCTCAGTTGCTTTTATGGTCTTTAACAGTTGGCACGATGTAGAAATTGGTGAAAACGCACCTCACGAAATAAACATGATTGTAGAGATTCCAAAAGAATCCCGTGTAAAATACGAACTTGACAAAGAGACAGGACTTATGATGCGTGATCGCGTGTTGTGGTCCGCTGTACATTATCCTGGTGATTATGGGTTTGTTCCTCAAACCCTCTGGGATGACGGAGATCCTCTTGATGTTGTAGTTATCACTTACGAACCTACCTTCCCAGGAACACTTTGTTCTGTGAAAGTAATAGGTGTTCTTCGCATGATTGATGATGGAGAGCGCGATGATAAAATCATCGCCGTACACGCAAATGATCCCCGATGCGCAGAGTGGGACGACATTGAACATATCCCGCAACACTTACTCAAAGAGATTAAGGAGTTTTTCGCAACCTACAAGCGTCTTCAAGGAAAAGAAGTTCAGGTCTTTGACGTATTCGGAGCAGAAGAGGCGAAAAAAGACGTAAAACGATCTCAAGAAATGTATGCGCAAAAATTCGGAACAAAGTAAGAGGGTGAACTTTTATAAACTCCCTCTATTCTATGCCCTCTTATGTCCAAGTACGATTTTGAACAAGTAGAGGAATCAGTTCTTACCTTTTGGGACGCTCAAAACATTAAGAAAAAACTTGAAGAGCGCAACAAAGGAGGAGAGAAATTTTACTTTCTTGATGGACCTCCCTACACCTCTGGTGCAATTCACCTAGGACATGCGTGGAATAAATCCGCAAAGGATCTGCTTCTTCGCTACAAACGAATGAGAGGTTTTGACGTTTTTGATCGTGCAGGGTACGATATGCACGGACTTC
Proteins encoded:
- a CDS encoding inorganic diphosphatase, with the translated sequence MVFNSWHDVEIGENAPHEINMIVEIPKESRVKYELDKETGLMMRDRVLWSAVHYPGDYGFVPQTLWDDGDPLDVVVITYEPTFPGTLCSVKVIGVLRMIDDGERDDKIIAVHANDPRCAEWDDIEHIPQHLLKEIKEFFATYKRLQGKEVQVFDVFGAEEAKKDVKRSQEMYAQKFGTK